The following DNA comes from Papaver somniferum cultivar HN1 chromosome 4, ASM357369v1, whole genome shotgun sequence.
TTGAGATAGTTCGGATACCTTCTCATACCTAGACCAATCGACATGCTCCATTATCTAAAAAAGCAAAGAGTAAGGGAAGCACAATCAACATGTGAATAACAAAGAATCATCCACATATATTAATCTATGCATAATCAACATATGAATTCCCACAATCAAATTTACATCACATTGAGGTATGCACAATGCTCATATGAAAACCTCCATCAAAATGATATTAACAACATCAATTCCACCCATATAATCATCTAAACATCAACTCAAAACAATACATGAGTTAATCCTCAAAATCATTGCAAAATGCTAGAATGAAAACCTCCAACAAAATCATATTAACAACATCAATTTCACCCATATAATCATCTCAACATCAACTCAAAACAACACATGAGTTAATCCTCAAACTCATTGTAAAATGCTAGAATGAAAACCTCCAACAAAATCATATTAACAACATCAATTTCACCCATATAATCATCTCAACATCAACTCAGAACAACACATGAGTTAATCCTCAAACTCATTGCAAAATGCTCAAAACAAATTTGTTGACATGCTTAtcaaattacaaattacaaatacaTTTATCCATGCATAAAGACAATTAAATCATTCAACTACAATCATGAATTAatgaatcaatcaatcaatttgtgtttcacCTAAATGAACCCAAATAGCCAAAACCCTAAGTTGACattccatttttttttcaaaccaattcaaaaattacGCTACTGCTCCATGACAATATAATCAAGTTTATACATTCAATAGGATCGAAATCAATCCTTTATAACTaaaatcaaaaacccaaaatcaacaaaatcaatcaaaatcaaaatttcataCCTAGTGTtgctttgttgatgaaatctcccAAAAATACCACCAATAGATTCCCCACGGCTTCTAGAACAAACCCTTGAAAGATTTTCGCTCATTAAACACTAAATCATCTTGAATCAATCCATGAAAAGTGAGGTTCTACGGATTTaggttgaagaagaagaggaaaaaaaaagaagaagaaggagtgcGAGCGGCTCCTGTGTGTTTTAGGATTCCCTATGGCACACCCTTAGGAACGACGCGTGGAccggtcaacacggtcaatacgCCGTTAGGAAAGGTGCATACGAGTTTTCCAATGCTGCGCCGTTTCTAATGGCGTGCCGCGCACTTCAAACTGCGCATCGCCAAGGAATCTTGGATCCCCACTGCGGCCGGGTGTTAAGTTTTGGTGACGTGGATCGGGTGAGAAACTTGAATATTAGCGTACCATTTGACGCAGCCTAATAATGGGATTCAATGAAAAGCATGAGCTCCGAAAGCTTTTGTAGATATGAGTCAGATTTCCACTGAGACATTGAATTAAATTACGGATAAGATCACTAATTActaatcatattttattatttgcttAGGACTGACACTTCACTACACCACAGTGGAGCTGACACTTCAACTAACCTCAAAAACTCTTTGTTTCCTCTGGAAAATCAGCCAAACTCAATCAACTGGACCactttgtaaaccctaattcacaAATAAAACCCTTTCCCGTTCAAGCCAAACTCTGTGACTTCAATTTCTTCCTTAGTTCATTGATCCATGGACATCAGAGTGTTTTTCATTCTTCTTGTACTTTTAACTACAACATTTGATTCATTTGTAGAATCAAAATATATAGTTTATAATACTAGTCAAGGTATTGTTCCTGGGAAAATCAATGTTCATATGGTTCCCCATACTCACGATGATGTTGGTTGGTTGAAAACTGTTGATCAATACTATGTTGGTTCCAACAATTCTATTCAGGTCTAATCTTTTCCCCCAACATTTCAATTTTAATTGGATTTTTGTTTTAGAGGAAACATtgactttttttgttgttgtcaaACTTTGGTATAGGGAGCCTGTGTTCAAAATGTATTGGACTCTTTGATTCCGGCTTTGTTAGCCGATAAAAATCGGAAGTTTATTTATGTAGAAATGGTAAGATCAATAGTCTTCGTTTTGTTAATGGAACTGATTTGGGTGTTCAAAGGACCTGCTTATGTATGACACTATAACTATCTCTTGTAAAAGTTTGATATtagtgtgattttgtttgatgaatcATGCATAGGCATTTTTGGAGCGTTGGTGGGATGATCAGAGTGAGGAGGTCAGAAGTACGGTGAAAAAGCTTGTTAGTTCGGGTCAATTAGAGCTCATGTATGATTTCGTTTCGTTTGTTGAAGTAATTTTGAACGTATTTTGATAAGATACAGCAAATATGTGTTAGGGAAGCTGAATATATCTGTTGGCTATAATCCAGAAAAATAATATTGGTGGCTCATGTATGATTTTGGTTGTACAGAAATGGGGGAATGTGTATGCATGACGAGGCGTCGCCACATTACATTGATATGATTGACCAGACGACTCTTGGACATCGGTTTATTAAGAAGGAATTTGGTGTGACTCCAAGGATTGGTTGGCAAATTGATCCATTTGGACATTCTGCCGTGCAAGCTTACATGTTGGGAGCACAGGTTCTTTTGCGCCTTCTTATGTCCAAGACCAGATAGGGTCTTTTAGATTCACCACTTTTATTGTTTCTGTATACAGCACACACACTGCTTTTTTATTTGAAGAAGTTAATTTGTGGATGTTGTGTTTATGCTGATGTGGATTGCCAAAATATTTCTGCTGTAGGTGGGATTTGATTCTCTTTTCTTTGGTCGGATCGATTACCAAGACAGAGAAAAACGGAAAAAGGAGAAGACCCTTGAGGTTGTATGGCGGGGTTCGAAGTCCCTTGGTTCATCTGCGCAGGTGACATGACCTAAATGCGACAGCTAGTTGTGAAGGCTTTGCTCTTCATTCTCTTATGCTAGTTAGTTTTGTGTCACATATTATAACAGATACTTTTTGTTTTCAATGTTGCAGATCTTTGCTGGTGCATTCCCCGAAAATTATGAACCTCCCAGTGGTTTTTATTTTGAAGTTAATGCCGAGTCACCTGTTGTTCAGGTAATTAAGGCATGAGAAAGGACTTTTAAAAGGCTCTTGTATTTTATGTTAAGAAGTTACTACCATCCTGTCTGTATTGCAGGATAATATGAAATTGTTCGATTACAATGTTCAAGAGCGAGTTAATGACTTTGTAGCTGCTGCAGTAGCACAGGTAAGTAGGGACCTGTTATTTATCGCTCTCTTTCAGTATGGCCGTGTTCTTGAGTTCCATATGATCTTCAGAATGCTATTATTGATACTTTTGATGTCGcataagttttagtcttcacatcATCTGAGAAGTAGCGGAAGTTCAGTCTAACTGAACCTCTAATCTTTCTCAGGCTAACATAACTCGAACAAATCATATTATGTGGACCATGGGGACAGATTTTAAATACCAATATGCACACTCATGGTACAGGAATATGGACAAGCTCATCCACTATGTCAATTTGGTAAGTGGTCACCCATATCCATTTAGAAAGTGCTGATTGCTACTCTTGGTAATAGCTTTATCCTGATGCTTATAGGATGGGCGCGTCAATGCCTTCTATTCAACACCATCTATTTACACCGATGCTAAATTTGCAACAAATGAATCGTGGCCACTCAAGACTGATGACTACTTTCCGTGAGTCTTAATACTTAAATTAACCATTCCTTCGTTATTCATTTTAATCTTTGTAAAAATAGAAGCTTGCTGTTTTCAGATATGCGGACCGTGCAAATGGATATTGGACAGGATACTTTACGAGTAGGCCAGCTTTGAAACGCTATGTCCGCGTAATGAGTGGTTACTACCTAGTAAGTTATTTGTTCCCTGATTCatattttgagtaagaattgCGTCTTCtatagttaggttttttttttgcttacgAGCCTATGCGCAACCAGGCAGCAAGGCAATTGGAAGTCTTCAAAGGACGGAGTGAATCTGGCCCCACGACGGACAGTTTGGCTGATGCTTTGGCGATCGCTCAACATCATGATGCAGTTACTGGAACAGAACAGCAACATGTGGCTAATGATTACGCTAAACGATTGTCATTGGGTTATGTTGAGGTGCATGATTTAGGTGTACTAGCAAAACATCGTTCTAGATTGTTCCATTCCATACTTGAACTTGAAATTCTTATTCCTGAGTATTTTATTATCAGGCTGAGGAGTTGGCTGCATCTTCACTTGCCTGCTTTGCAGAATCGAAATCAGAAACTAGATGTGGGAAAACATTGACTAAATTTGACCAGGTAACATGTTCTTGTGGTGATGTTTATTGATCGGTCCATAGAATATCTAGCTGTGTCCTCCAATCTAATTTCATTCTCACATATAAGAGAAATAGAAGAACTTCTAATGCATGCAGAATATTGAAACTCAATATCCCCAGCGTTTTATTTTCTTGAAATGTTTTCTTGTTTACCTCCTGTTTAGTGTCGGTTCCCCGTTCCCTAATTGCAAATGAAGAGAAATCACAATTGGCTTTCCCCCCTTAAATGAGGCATAACAAAGTCACTGGAATTCAGTTTTTTGAATACTATATTGTTTATGTTTATGCAAGAAGTCGGGCCAAGGCCAAACAACTGTTTTCTAGTTCACGTGAAGTGGAATTACTATTGCTGAATAACGATTAGAAACCTCTCTTCTGCAGTGTCCTCTTTTGAACATAAGCTATTGTCCTCCATCAGAAGTCGATTTCACAAAAGAGAAAAACTTGGTAGggtctcctcctttttgtctttcCTTTCTTTCCTGATATATTAATGATTACTAAGTTCTCTCAGTCCTATTTTTTGGGTTCCTTTTCCAGGTTATCGTTGTTTACAACCCGCTTGGGTGGAAACGGGAGGACGTAGTTCGAATTCCAGTAAGCATTTTTTGATCTGATTCATTTTCATGGCAGTGTGCAAAGTTTTGTAACCTGTTTCCCCTTCGCTTGTCATTCTTGTTAGATATTAGAAAATCCGAAGCTTTTCCAGCTGTATCTCTTCTAGAGAATATAACGATGAACTCAGTTTTAATGGCATTATAGTTTGCTGTTATTTAAAAGCACAGCTAGATTGTGATGTAGATACGTTTGAAGTCCCCTTGTCTCATTTCTTCTTAAATGTACATCTTTGCCTCAGATCATCAGCGAATCAGTTACCGTACGAGATTCAAATGGAAAAGAAGTTGAGTCGCAGCTCATACCTCTAGTTAATGCTTCTGCAGCCATTAGAAATTACTATGTTAAAGCATACTTGGGTATAACTCCAAGTGAGGCACCTAAGTATTGGCTAGTATTCTCAGCATCGGTACCTCCTCTCGGTTTCAGCACTTACATTGTCTCAGGTGCAAAAGGAGCAGGTTAGTCCTTTTATCTTCATTTTTAATCGTAAATTTTCCTGGATATTGACACTGATGGCtgcattattatttttgtttgttaCAACTGCAGGCATTAGTTCTGCAATGTCCACAACACTTGCATCAAAAGGAGGTGATATGAAAGTTGGGCAAGGGAATCTGAAACTCATTTATGATGAAAATGAAGGCAAACTTACTCATTATATTAATAGCAGAACCTTGGTAAGATATGTGGTTAGTGCGTTGTTGCCTGCAAAATAGACTCCTGTGATTATCATCTCTGGAACTCTTTATCTGCATAATATCGTGATTTTATTTTTTGTGCTATATTGTTAGCAAATTCTGCAAAACTGAAGTTTTTTGTTTACTTTCAAAGGTTAAATCACCTTTAGAAAACTCATACAGTTTTTATGCtggacatcttggaaccaaagaGGATCCTCAGGTAGTCGGTTATTTTCAAGCAAACTTTTTTTTGTAAACCGTCTCAgtctattatgttttttttttctttcttggaacgtttatgttttttaatttatttgtaATGATACAAAATTTACCATTTGtgacttttttcttcttcttttggctAACTAAGGCCTCGGGAGCATATGTCTTCCGGCCAAATGGCACTTTTCCCATCAAAACTGAAGCGAAGGTACATTATCCCCTCTAAAGTAATTGTTCATATAAGATATAGATTGTGGAAGTCAATTTTAAATGTTCTGTTGGTGCAGGCTCCGTTGACTGTTTTCCAAGGACCAGTTGTGGATGAAGTACATCAAAGGATCAACCCATGGATCTATCAGGTTCTCTACCTGTCAAAGTTTTACTATTCATGTGTCGTCTTCACACCGTCTCCGTTCTGTTTCATTAATAATAAAGCCTTTGCAGATCACTAGAGTCTATAAAGGAAAGGAGCATGCTGAGGTTGAGTTCATCGTAAGTGTGCCATCTACTTCTGTTTGCAACTTACTATGGTTATGTGCAACCATAGTACAAAGTTGACGTTAACATCTCTCTCTCTCAATGACGGTCTCGAACTTCAGGTTGGACCTATCCCTGTTGATGATGGAACTGGGAAAGAAATTGCAACACAAATTACAACTAACATGGAGACAAATAAGACATTCTACACAGATTCCAGTGGACGGGATTTCATAAAAAGGGTATGTCACATATATTGCATATATCTGCAATTATTCTCAGAGTTTTCATGTTGCTAGTCAGTTCACGTCTTTGACTAACATATTAAGTATATGGGAACGTTTTGGTACGAGTGTTACTGCCTTTTTTCCCCGTAGATTTTGAGTAAATACTTAAAGTTGGACTTCATGTTTGATTTCCAGATTCGAGATTATAGAACAGATTGGGACCTGGAAGTGCATCAGCCTGCCGCAGGAAATTATTATCCTGTATGTTTCTTGTGAAAGGAATAAGTAAAGCATTTGTCTTTAAAAAGATTATGGACTTTATGTACCAAGTTTTTTTCCCCTTTCAGATTAACCTCGGGTTATACATTGAagataaaagcacagagctctcAGTTTTAGTGGACCGAGCTGTAGGTGGATCCAGCTTAGTGGATGGACAGATAGAGCTCATGCTCCACAggttttcatcttctctttcttATGTGTCAGTGCAGAAATAGGTGTCTCATTTCCGTGGTTACGTTCGGTTCCACTAGTTGTTAACTTTAAGTGTTAGTTTCAgaccttcttttccttttctttctctccttttgCTAATACAGGAGGCTGCTCCACGATGATGGTAAAGGAGTTGGAGAGTCGCTAAATGAAACAGTATGCGTCCTTAGTGAGTGCAAAGGACTAACAGTAAGTGCATCTTCCCACCTTTTTAGTCACATGATTATGTGGTTTATTGAACGGAACCAAACTCTTACTGGATTGTCCCCATTACTGCAGATCCAAGGAACCTTCTATCTCCGAATTGATCCTTTAGGAGAGGGTGCCAGGTGGCGCCGATCATTTGGACAAGAGTTATATTCTCCGTTCCTTTTAGCCTTCACTGAACAGGTGACTGGAAAAATATCTGATAGTACTTGTTTTAGTGGTGTTGCCCGTTGATCCTCGTGTGCTTGCTTCTTATCTTCTGATTTGGCAGGAAGGAGATAACTGGACTAGCTCCCATGTTCCTACTTTTTCCGGAATTGATCCTTCCTACAGTTTACCTGATAACGTGGCATTAATAACTCTACAGGTAATGAGTATTGTCCTTGTGATAGGATTCATGGGAAAGTAACTTGTGTTCCTTTGCTCAGTTCAAAACGATGAAAGAGAGTAGAATACCTACTCCATAGGAACTCAACCTTGGAATAAATAAAAATGGAACTCTAAACACTAATTGCGCCATGGTGGAACTCTAGACAGTTCAGCATTGACTAGAAAATCTGGTTTCCGATGTTTCTCAACCTTTGCTCCCCAAGCCATCTCACTAGTAAAGTTCGAACTTCACAAAAATATGTTAATGGTCTTTTTCTGAATCTGCAGGAGCTTGAGGATGGAAAAGTTCTACTTCGGTTGGCACACCTATATGAGGTAATTATTCATCTCTACCTAGTAGTTTACCTTAAACAGTTTTGGCAAACCGCGATCTCATTTTTTATAATACTGGAGTCAACCCAAAAAGTAATGTACGTTCTTCTAAATTTCTCTTAATAACTGAAATATGCAAGGTGGGAGAGGATGCTGATCTTTCTGTAATGGCTCATGTCGAACTGAAAAAATTGTTCCCTACCAAGAAGGTAAGTTCTCTGCATGAGACTGAGACTCTTTATCGGGGTAGGGATCCCAGGGGCCAAAAATAGGCTAGCGAGCCAGCTGACATTGGTGGCAATTGCCCGCAACCTATACTGATCTGAGCAGCACGCCTGTATAAATGTTATAGGAGTACTTTGTAAATTATTGATTGTACTTCACAGATAAAGAAGGTAACAGAGCTGAGCTTATCTGCAAACCAACAAAGAGCAGAAATGGAGAAAAAGAGATTGGTTTGGAAAGTAGAAGGCGCTTCAGGAAAAGAACCGGAAGTTGTGATAAGGGGAGAACCTGTCGATCCTACGAAACTAGTGGTGGAGTTGGGACCAATGGAAATACGAACCTTCACAGTTGATTTGGATTACATATACCTGAAAGATCAAAATGTTTCTGTAGGTTCCTCACACATTTAGAATGACCGTCCTCTTCTTGTTGATTTGCAAGTTTAAATGTTGCAGAGAGAGCTACTCTTCAAATAGTAGAGGTTGTAAATAATGTCCAGCTAAAATAATGACAAACTGAATTTTTCCATCACAACCTTCGgtagtgatttttttttcttaattttttttaacaattcCATATAATCTTGGGAACATTCTTCTTGTACTAAACTCCTCCGAGCAAGAGGTTGAATGGGCGAGTGTTTGCGCCTTGAGGAATGATCGCCACCAAGGTTGCATGGCGACGGACAGGGGACACACGACGTGTTGCGGGGAACATTATATCAACCGGTTCCCAGGATTTTCTTAGGCGTAGAAAAAGAGCCACGTTTCATTGAAACATTCAGATTCATGTCACGTGTTTCTTTCCCCACTCCCCTTCTTTCTTCTTAATGTCGTTGCCAAAAACTCAGACTCATTTTTTCATAGGAATGAGACGAATTAGGGTTTCTTCCTCGTCGTCCTCATCACCATCAACAAATTCACGACCTATAACACCTTCCTGATTTGTGTTGTAGTGATCTTTACACTCGTCGTTCTCGTGTTCAAACTTCAAATTTCTCAGATTACAAGAAATATTGTATCAACCGCGCTGAAATCAAAATTCTCTCTGACTATCAAACTAATGTGCGGCAATGTATTGTAAGTAGCaactattattttcttcttcttttgttaaaCACTATAATGTGTAGTATTTTTTAAATCTTTATCTTTCCTAGTGCCTATACTCGAGTCAAGTTCACTGATGATCTCGTTTAACTGAATATTTGGCTTAGTAGATGTATTATGAATGTGTTGATTTAAGTAGCTTGTAAGTGTTTGATAAGTTTCCGTTGATTTGATTAGGCACTTAGTGTTTACACATGTATATTCGATTTAGTATGTGCTGCAAGAGTGTTGATTTAAGTAGCTTTTAAGGTTTTCGAATGGCTTTTCTGTTGATGTTGGATTAGGATTAgtctttgtttgtttgtttcttttcgATAGGTGGATAGCAATTAGGCGGGCATGCATCTGACTTTGATCCTGATGGATCTTGAAACTATAATTCAAGAGTGATGATTCAAGTAGCTTAAGGTTTTAATAGTTTTGCTGTTGCTTTTGGATTAGTTTTTCTGTTGCTGTTGGATTAGTTTTTTTCCTTACTTTTTTGTGGGTTGGTCGTAGGAATTATGATGTTTATGAGTTTTGAATTTTCAGGTTATCGGTGTTCATATCCAACGATTTTACTATTTTACCAAATAGACGTCTGCATTGGATTGCGAAGTCTAAGTTTGCATTTAGTGGTTTATCAATTGTTGATGGTTTTTCTTGTAGAGTAATACAATTGTTGGGTGTTGATACTTATGACTTGGGGGTTTAGATTCAGAACTTATTAACACTTTAAATATGCATGGGTGTTTGGAACATTGATAAGAGCTGGTTGATAAGTTAGACGCATAACATCTGGCATATGGCATATTAACGGCATGTTTGTATAACATCTGGCATATGGCATATTAACGGCATATTAACAAACGAGCTAAATtatatcttttcttttttgtggttTGTCTCCCTATTCACTTGTAAGAAAGGCACAGACAGAAAGAAGTTTTGTATGTTTTTGTTCCAGTGATCTTTGCTGAACTGTTTTTGGGTACAATATTTTGTTGAATATGGTGAAATAAGGATGCGTGCATATCTCATTAGCTGATAAAGCTTGTTGATGAGTTTGCAGCATTCCCTTTCAACTGTAATAGAATATCTGTATCTTTCGAGCATAGTGTGAGGTAGGCCTGATTATACTAGTATACACATTTGACTAAGAATTCAGATAGCTCTTGAAACTGTATACCAAGAATGTTGGAATAAGTAGCTTGAGTTTCTGattccttttttttaaaaaattagattttcaaatttaatttttttgatcATACTTGTAGCAGTTATGATTTTAAAAAGGTTTCAAATTCTAAGTTGCAGGTATTAATATCCAGCGATTTTACTATTCTATTAGAGAGACATCTAAATCAATTTTTAGATTCTGAGCTGCCAGTTAAATAAACTTATTTGATTTTATTGATGATAAGATAAACACCAATGTAGATATCTCTCTAATAAAATGGTAAAATTGCTGGATGTTGATATCCACGATATAATTTTGGAGTCTATGAACATGTAATTTCTTAAACACTATAATGTGTAGTATTTTTTAAATCTCTATCTTTCCGAGTGCCTATACTCGAGTCAAGTTCACTGATGATCACACACAGTGAACCACCATACGAAGCTTCTGATTGAAAACATTTGGACATATATTTAATTTATATAAATTTTGTCTTCCTAAATTTTATAATTATCATTAATATTCAATGTTATCTATAATAAAGCATCCGCTTCAAATACTAACCATGAAGCGACGCTTCACGCTTCAACATGCGCATCGCTTCTTAAAAATGAAAAACGCTTCACGCTTTAAAAACCTTGCTTTTAAGGTTTTCGAATGGCTTTTCTGTTGATGTTGGATTAGGATGAgtctttgtttgtttcttttcgGTAGGTGGATAGCAATTAGGTGGGCATGCATCTGACTTTGATTCTGATGGATCTTGAAACTATAATTCAAGAGTGACGATTTAAGTAGCCTAgggttttaatagtttttctgcTGCTTTTGGATTAGTTTTTTTGTTGCTGTtggattagtttttttttctttcttttctttttttgggttGGTCGTAGGAATTATGATGTTACGAGTTTTGAATTTTCAGTTTATAGGTGTTAATATCCAACGATTTTACCATTCTACCAAATAGACGCCTTTATTGGATTGCAAAGTCTAAGTTTGCATTtactggtttatcaattgttgATGGTTTTTTTTTGTAGAGTAATAAAGTTGTTGGGTGTTGATACTTATGACTTGCGGTTTAGATTTAGAACTTACGAACACTCTAAATACGCATTGGTGTTTGGAACATTAATAAGAGCCGGTTGATAAGTTAGGACGCATGGCATCTGGCATCGGTTGATAAGTTAGGATGCATGGCATCTGGCATATGAACGAGCTAAATtatatcttttcttttttctagttTGTCTCCCTATTCACTTGTTAAGGCACAGACAAAAAGAAGTTCTATATGTTTTTGTTCCAGTGATCTTTGCTGAACTGTTTTGGGGTACAATATTTTGTTGAGTATGGTGAAATAAGGATGCGTGCGTGTCTCATTAGCTGATAAAGCTTCTAGATGAGTTTGCAGCAT
Coding sequences within:
- the LOC113362757 gene encoding probable alpha-mannosidase At5g13980 translates to MDIRVFFILLVLLTTTFDSFVESKYIVYNTSQGIVPGKINVHMVPHTHDDVGWLKTVDQYYVGSNNSIQGACVQNVLDSLIPALLADKNRKFIYVEMAFLERWWDDQSEEVRSTVKKLVSSGQLELINGGMCMHDEASPHYIDMIDQTTLGHRFIKKEFGVTPRIGWQIDPFGHSAVQAYMLGAQVGFDSLFFGRIDYQDREKRKKEKTLEVVWRGSKSLGSSAQIFAGAFPENYEPPSGFYFEVNAESPVVQDNMKLFDYNVQERVNDFVAAAVAQANITRTNHIMWTMGTDFKYQYAHSWYRNMDKLIHYVNLDGRVNAFYSTPSIYTDAKFATNESWPLKTDDYFPYADRANGYWTGYFTSRPALKRYVRVMSGYYLAARQLEVFKGRSESGPTTDSLADALAIAQHHDAVTGTEQQHVANDYAKRLSLGYVEAEELAASSLACFAESKSETRCGKTLTKFDQCPLLNISYCPPSEVDFTKEKNLVIVVYNPLGWKREDVVRIPIISESVTVRDSNGKEVESQLIPLVNASAAIRNYYVKAYLGITPSEAPKYWLVFSASVPPLGFSTYIVSGAKGAGISSAMSTTLASKGGDMKVGQGNLKLIYDENEGKLTHYINSRTLVKSPLENSYSFYAGHLGTKEDPQASGAYVFRPNGTFPIKTEAKAPLTVFQGPVVDEVHQRINPWIYQITRVYKGKEHAEVEFIVGPIPVDDGTGKEIATQITTNMETNKTFYTDSSGRDFIKRIRDYRTDWDLEVHQPAAGNYYPINLGLYIEDKSTELSVLVDRAVGGSSLVDGQIELMLHRRLLHDDGKGVGESLNETVCVLSECKGLTIQGTFYLRIDPLGEGARWRRSFGQELYSPFLLAFTEQEGDNWTSSHVPTFSGIDPSYSLPDNVALITLQELEDGKVLLRLAHLYEVGEDADLSVMAHVELKKLFPTKKIKKVTELSLSANQQRAEMEKKRLVWKVEGASGKEPEVVIRGEPVDPTKLVVELGPMEIRTFTVDLDYIYLKDQNVSVGSSHI